The Hydra vulgaris chromosome 05, alternate assembly HydraT2T_AEP genome includes the window aaacaactgATAGTAAATTTTCTCTTTGATAGTAGGttattaaatagattaaatagATCAAAGATCTATAATCTGCTCTAACAGTCTACAACATTATCATTAAACTATAACTATTTTCGACAACCTGGTGTAATTTaacattgatatattttttttcaaatgacaaaaattattaaagtacattatataaacatagaaCAAATGTAGTGATAGTGGATTTATTCCAAAAATAGAAAGAACCTTTAGAAAAAAGCTTACTGCTTTTAAATCTACAAAAATTTCcaacttacatttttttatctacatttatatataataaaatatgaattaatgagttaccattttttaaagttgatccAGAAgcaactaaaataaattgtcaaataaaaagtttatttatataatgttgacgataatgttgaaataaacaatatttattgctTGAAAAGTTAAGTAACAAATGTAATtcaagtatattaaaataaatgtacgAAGTTACCTGTTGTGGCTGGTGCAACTGaagttataactaaataaaaaaatattaaataaaaaagctattttatctATCTTATCTATTTTATCCTGAtgattatgtttaaataaacaaattttgttgattctttttaaaataaattaaaaaacattactatttgctgtaaaataaaataaaagacattacTACCACTTGCACCAACTGATGATGCTACCACACCTAAatgacaaaatttattaaaatatttaaaacatattcaatgctttaaaagaatattcaaaagaagtttttaaatctacAAAATCTAAGTCCTTACTGAGTTCTACCTGTctgtctaaaaataaaaattgagatgaaattatatacaataacatTGCTAATGCTACATTTGTActcaaataaaatctaaatgatAAAACTTACTTAAGTCGCTGTCAGCTTCCctgcctaaaaaaaaattgtattctcATTAATCCTAATctataatctataaataaacttactaatataaacgataaataaacttgaactaatataaactataaataaactactttatactatataaactaatataaactataaataaactaatataactatgttactaatataaattataaataaactacaaTACACTATATACTTACTAAAAAGGCCTTCAGCTCCTtctaactgctctaaaaaaatgaaacaatacttgcttaaaatgatCTAAAAAGACGGAAGACAAAACTGAAAcactttactaaaaaagaaacattgtactaaaaaaattttttttacaagtcattttagtttttacttcttctaaaaaaaaaacagaaaaataaaaacaacgaacagcaaacaaattttagtttttaaacaatgaacAACATCAGTTCcacttgaaactaaaaatttatcagCTCTAATCGGCTGGAAGACCTTGCTTGAAAGACCGCGTGGAGTAAAGAAACGCTtttagaaaagcctagaaagttctttattaaaaaagaaagtgaaaCGACACTAACACTATTGAATTACAGTATTCATATTTAGAAGATTAGATAAATTACAGCATTCATGTTTAgattgtactaaaaaaactattttaccagacattttatttctaacttcttctaaaaaatgaaaacaggctataaaaattagaataataaaaacaaccaacaacaaacaaacgattatttaaagtttttttttaaacaatgaacaACATCAACTCTTCTTGAGAATAAAAGTACGTCATCTCGAATTCGTAAGCTGACTTAACTTGAAAGACCGCATGGAAAAAGAAACCGCGCATATAAAAGTCTAGAAACTtcttaaaaactaagaaatggTGTATTTTACAGAATACAGAACCGTCATTAACAACACTAACATTaggcgtaactatgcgcactattcATTACCGTATTCATATATAAGAAGATAGTTACTACTTGTAGACTtacaaaaactaatatcattatatcaagaaaaattattagtgTTCTgcaaaaacaatatatacacacagacacagacaaacatatacatatatatatatatatatatatatatatatatatatatatatatatatatatatatcaaaatgtaGGAGCATTCCTATTAGTTATAATCGAAGCAATCTTTACAGTAAAAAGTTACTTGAATTTACTTAAGAAAATAGTATCTTGTTGAGAAGAAAGCAGTATCTTGTTCTTTAATTGGTAACTCTGTTCATTAACTGCAATCTCTTGATGTTGCATTTTATGGatctcttaaaaaatattgtaagaaAATATTTGATCAATTGAAAAcctcttgtttaaaaaaagcacagacaattacaaaaaataaatctcctttgttctttatttacttataattattgtatttgtCACATCAAATGGTAATTAACAACTTAGTAGCTTAGTGGTTTTAAAAAGGTATGGGATTTACCCATTAGATATAAGTATCATCTTCAATCATCGGCCAGATAATTGAAACTTTAGTACGCCGAGCAGTAATTAATGTACTTCAACCATTTTTTCATGTTGATGTCAAGGAAAAAGCAGACTCACGGGGAAAGACTAAAGGGTTGCGCATATAACGTGTACGGACGTGCCATTAgacaaataactatttaaaaaaaaagatggcaAAGTTTACTATTTCACAAGTAAAGTAGCTTCTAGAGATTCATTAAAATACATTGCTGAAagtattttatgataaatttgataaaatggAAAACAAGCTTGTTAGTGTGCAAATGGAAAacgcaaacttaaaaaatgaaattggcgAACTATAGAAATCTGTTAAGttcataaatgaaaaatacgaaAACATATTATCGGAACTCATTGAATCTAAAAAGACAATAGCAACATCTTTAAATAATTCTAGCATTAACTTTGAGAAATAATACGATTAAAGACAAACTAGCAGAACTAGAGGATCGCAGTCGGCGAAATAATTTAAGGTTTAGTGGTATCAAAGaaagtgattaaaaaaatttggcaaGAGAGCGAGATAAGAATACAAgagttgttaaatttaaaacttggtATTGAAAGAATATTGTAATCGAAAGAGCTCATCGAATTCGAAAAAAAGAACAtggtgaaaaattaaaaaactgaactttagttgtaaaattcttaaattataaagataaacatttaataatggAAAGTTACTCGAAATTAAAACTCTGGACAGATCGTATATACATAAACGATGATTATAGCGAGAGAACAacggaaataagaaaaaaatggtttataGAAGCTAAAGAACTACCAACAAAAGGTAAATATTGCGATAGTCGTCTACAATAAATTGATAACgcgtgattttttaaaataagaattcttttatttctaacattttagAATTTCAGAGTTCTTTTATAATGGATTCCTTTCTAGTTAATGATTTTGAATAAAcgtcatttaatttttttcaaacaaatcactattttattgatgaatgatctgaaattattttagcgAAGCACGTGCTTTACAAAGTAATTGCACTTATTTCTatgcaaatgaaataaaagagcGTGACCGCCTAAAtgttttgcatattattataagaagtttaaaaaaaattttgaaagtttttttataagtatgaAAGATAACctgaacatttttaatttaatttgtataacCGAAACATGGCACGATTCTGATGAAGTAAATTCTAATTCAAATATCGAATTGCCTGGTTTTAAAGCAATATCACTTGAGCGTAAAGCGAAAAAGCGAGGTGGCTGTGTGcgcatttatataaaagaaattataaccaaaaaaacttaaaatatacttttaaacaaactaaactATTTAACCGGTGATTTCaacttaaattgttttgaataccACATCAAGTGcaccataaaaaatttttataacgatttatttaaaaatggaatgTTTCCATTAACAGATAAACcaactaaaatctaaaaaactaaatggattctttttcatcctTATGGTAAAAAGCACCAGTTGCCTAGCAATTTACCCTTTCTTTTTATCGataacataattattaaaagagTTTTAGTGACAAGATTTTTAGGTGCATATATCGATGAAAATCTTAATTGGAAAAGCCACACTGCTAACTTGTGCAATAAAGTTTCAAAGAATATAggcattttaaacaaaataagagACTTTCTAGATAAACATACGTTAATTCAGCTATATTATTCGCTAATTCATTGCCATActaattatgcaaacattgcttggggtagcacttataaaagtaaacttaaacctctcTATGGACAACAGAAAAATGTAGCACGCCTTATAAATTTCAAGGACCGTTTTGCTCACGCTAAGCCTCTTTTATATGATATGAAAGCACTCAATATatatgagttaaatatttttaatattctttgttttatgtataaatgcaagACCCACCTATTACCCGTTTCTTTTCGTAACTTGTATTTACAAAGAGAtagaaataagtatattttaaggAACGATAATTTAATTCGACAACCATTttctcaaactaattttggaatattttttgtttcatttagcggaccatttttatggaatagtatagttctaaatacttctaaagatttttctcaagaatgtaattttgattcttttaaacaaaatcttaaaaaactcatttttcaaCTGATAATATACGAatctacttttaaatattttgaaaatcccttatctatattagtatatttatatatttaatgtaatttctttttaatttattttttttgtttgtttttttatccacAAGCAATTAGCGGTgtctctgtgacaagacctgatGATCTTCTTTGAGTGTCCGccttctttatatttatttttaatatttatttctttacgATATCttgactttttaacttttattattgttataaagtttcgtttatttaaattgtaataaatattgtaatataaaacaaaaaacaaaaaacaaaaaaaaaaaagctaacgATATTTTTATGAATCTCTAAAAAAGGGTGTTATTAAAAGAGACATCTCCCATCATTTCgctatttttttctctataactTTAGAACCAAATGAAATACCAATTggcaaacaaatcttttttaaacgcaTCTACAACGAAGCAAATATATAATCGTTTTGGGAGCTTTTAGTATGCTAAAATCAAACAAAGTGAATGGTTTTGATGATATAAAtagcaaaataattaaaaataattgaaaatttaaacgaAGTTATTAAAGACATTCTTGTGAAgatgttttcattttcaataaaacaaggagtttttcctgatcAGTTTAAAATAGCGAAAGTTACacctataaaagaaaataaaccagtaaataaataaaaatttacatgacCCGAACCAAAAGAAAATTATAGTTGCCTTATTACTAAACCCCAACCTAACCACTATAATgcgtattttatatatatatatatatatatatatatatatatatatatatatatatatatatatatatatatatatatatatatatatatatatatatatatatatatatatattatatatatttatatatttatatatgtaaattgtTCTGcctgataaaatatatattatattagataggacattgtatttatttatatataacttttttttgtatttattttaagtgcTATATGTACTTTTTTCAAGTACTCTTGTACAGCTcctctataaaaaaagtattatattaaaattttgaattacagTACTAATTATTAAGACTGTAAAGTAGCTGTTACTAAGCATACCTATACCGTTGCTAGGgtatttttcagttaaaaagttGGCAAAATTATGCTACTTCTAGGACTTCTGTAAGCTTTTTATCACCCGAGCACATGgatttttttccagatattgGAAGATGCATTTTTAAGGAAACTAAATAACTTATACTGTTCATGGCAGATCTAAGACCACGGTTGTTATGGGTAATCTATCAAAGCGCGTTGAACGCAAAAAGTGATTTTTGGCAGGTTACTCCTTCCCAGGTCCTTGCATTCACATGATTTTTGTTCCATAAAACCAATGTATTTCTCAGTGTCTTTCAAAAACATCTAAGAAAACTACGTGCAAGTGTTGGCCTTGAGAGACATTAGAGCTCAAAGTTAggataaaatttcaaactttgtgGTTTCGGACCATGATTTCTAGACAaccaaaaaagtaaacatgttgtagttttacttttactgtAGAAATCTACCCAGATCagattagcaaaaaaattaaaaataaatatttctgtCATATTAATGTTGCTAAAACTGCTCTCAAAGTCGCAATTGCACTCCAAGcgcaaaattttatcaaaatgggCCAATATTTGGGACCCAATATCTCCGAAATAAGTTGGAATTTACCAGTGGCCTACTTTCATTGTCATATacaaaatatctgaaaatgaGGACAATCTGAAGACACCACTTCCAGAATTTTCTTATTTTGCCTGGATTTCTCAGACAATGGCTCTCAATACgcaataattttgtttactgacgtagtaaatttaatttaatgacgtagtaaaattaaataagttgaCCGTTAAATAACTAGGCCAATTGAACCTTTAATATGTTTGCAGACATATGACTGGTtagaaattaaacatataacttaaaacttgtttgaaaaagttgttttctcagtttaatgttttatcttCATTGAGAGCAGCACTATTTTATACCAAGATATGGTCCATCAactataaagcaaaattttatatctaaacttgagtaattaaaaaaaaatttaactttgtttgattttagaCAAACTAAAGCGctaggagaaaaaaaaatttttttttctaaaaataattcgGGTTAAAAAAATGCAGCGAAACATAACCTTATTATAAAAACGCAAAATTCGTGTATTTTCCAGTACATGCATTAACCGCGTTGAGTAGAGACCGTTttgattagaaaaaaattgtttgccgATGTTAAACGAAGACGCTTAAATGGTCAGAATGTTTCTGTTCGAtacgataaaattattttctttaaaaatactatttttgagaacgatagaaaaaaagtaaactaaattACGCATTCTTAAAAGGAAATCTTTTAAGAATGAATCTTATTTCAAACAGTCATGGctgcattaaataattttgaatatcttgcttttattttctttgcaaagtaatttttattctgagaatttttcaaattgttcGTATCTTTTTCCAAGCGAATTAGAagggtttctttttaagaatgttATTGACAAAAATTCTAATCAAATTAGAATTCTGCACCTCAACATAAGAAGTTTAAAtcgtaactttaaaaaacttttaaatctattagaagaaacaaaaaatctttttaatataataaataattttaatatgaattgttttctttataataatgactacaaagtaaaatgtttttatgacgcaatttttgaaacaggatCAATCCCCCTCATCAATCGACCTACTAGAGTAACAAAAAACTCAGCGACtctaattgataatattatttcaacagatatttttaataatgatttgcaaaaaggtattttaaaaactgatataacAGACCATTTTCCCATTTTCGTAACAATTAACAcctatacagaaaaaaaattgacaaaaaaaaagtaataaagaaacGAATTTTTAATCAGAATAACTTTAACTCATTCAAAGACCAGCTATCTTTACTAAATTGGagtaatataaacattaatgatAATGCAAATGAcatatatgaaactttttattcGGTATATGACGCTAACTTTCCCTTATTTAATAATTGCAAAACCTAAGAGTTTGAACTCTCCTTGGATTACCAAgggattaaaaaaatcatcgaaaatcaaacaaaagttgtatataacttttcttaaaacaaaaacaactacaaacgaaaaaatttacaaaaattatgaatatttgtttgagaaaattcgtaaaaactttaaaaaaaattattattcagaactaattaacaaatttaaaaataacacaaagcGCATTTGGGAAATAATGAAGCAAATTactggaaaaaaataatcatgcTTAAGTTTTCTACCACAAATGATTAAAATTGATAACGCCGTTATATTTGAACCAAATGCAATACCACatgaatttaatattaaactaaactatTAATTAAGATCGCTAATACCATAGCCTTATTTAGTGACTTCTTATTACCATTGGATAAGTGCGTATGCCCTGATGAGTTGTCCGCTGATTTATCAACTGAAGAACTTGAAAGGGCATTCAAatctattaaaaagaataaatcatGTGGATCAGATGAAATAAACGGAAACGTGATTATAGATTGTTTCGAGCAATTAAAAGATGttctctttaaagtttttagcgCATCAATTAAACAAGGAATTTTTCCAGagcaaataaaaattgctaaagtgACTCCTATTTATAAAGAGGGCGATCAATCTAACGTAACAATCTATCGCCCTATCTCTGTGCTTTCTATATTTTCGaaagttttagaaagaattatgtgTAACAGAGTATACAAACATCTTGACAAAAACAACTTACTACACGCTAATCAGttggttttaaaaaggataACTCAACGGAGCATGCCATCATCCAATTTGTAAatgaaatctcaaaatcatttgaacaatcaaaatatactttaggtatttttattgacctatcGAAAGCCTTCGATACGGTCAACCATcacattttactttaaaagctaaaatactatggaataaataaacaagtgtTAAGGTTGTTCAAAAGTTGCTTATCGaatagaaaacaaattgttattGGTAATGACAGCTATCAAAACAATTGTCTAAATATAACATGCGGGGTTCCACAAGGTTTAATCCTTGGACCActcctttttttaatctatataaacgaTCTAAATAAAGCAACTAATCTGATGAGCATcgatgatactaatttatttgtCTGTTCgcagatgatactaatttatttgtCTCTAAGAGTGATATTGTAGTTTTTTCTCGTAATCAACAGATCAATAAACAGataaattaaatcaagaaaCGATAATCTTTTCTCCTAACTATAACTCtgatatttgcaaatttttccTCCATATATATACTCTATGCTTTTCCTAAAATATCCTTCAAAACACCGTCATAAATCACcgcaaaaacatatttacaattattattggTAAAAACTATTAAAGCTATTAAATCTCTAACGTCATTAAATGTTCTAGAACTTTCCGGAATTACACTCCTCCTTGATCCTTACGGATCATCCAAATAGCAATCAAAGTATTTCGATGGCATGCGCCGTTCCCGACCACTCCGTCGCAAAAGCATGTCGATTTCTTGGGGTCTATCTTCAGCTTCGACATTTTCCTCGTTCGTCTCTAATACATCTTTAACTTGCTCTCCTTGATTTTTAGCGTTCTCTAGACCAGTTTCAGTATTCATCTCTATTTCCACATCAGGGATAATGCAGGACTGAGTATCATTTCGAGGTCTAATGTGTTTCACATGACGCGGAATGCCGTTCACTTCTACGATTTATTTCGACGCATTCCGAGTTATCGTAGCTGGTTGCCACTTTGTATAGCACCTCGCATTTGGTGGTTTCAGCCAGACTTTATCGCCGATTCGAAACCTCTTGTTCGTGACATTTTGCGCAGGAAGATTCTCTTTTCCCAATCCTTTCACACCAATGGTATAACTGTATATTTTGTCCATCGGACTTGCACCATTTTTGTCGGCTGAGACATTGTACCAATATAGTGCTTCCGGTATCAACATTTTCGATCGTTCTGCTATTCTCTTGATCGTACGGTGGTTTCTTTCTACAATTCCATTTCCTTCAGGATAATAAGCGGCTCTAAATCTAATTTGTACTCCCCAACTATCAAGGAAACTCCTTAT containing:
- the LOC136080176 gene encoding uncharacterized protein LOC136080176; the encoded protein is MRTQPPRFFALRSSDIALKPGNSIFELEFTSSESCHVSIILSKYCFIFLEQLEGAEGLFSREADSDLNRQVELSVVASSVGASVITSVAPATTVASGSTLKNVDNNEERGSIFKRIFIFL